The Streptomyces sp. 135 sequence AGATCACCCAGGGCAGCGCACCGCCGTCGCGCATCCGTGCCGTGGACGCGATCCGCGCGGGCTCCTCGACGGGGGCTCCGGCGCCCTCGGGCGCCTGCTCGATGATGACGTGGGCGTTGGTGCCGCTGATGCCGAACGAGGAGACGCCGGCCCTGCGGACCGGGCTGGCCTCGGGCCACGGGGTGCTCTGCGTGGCGAGGCGGACCGCGCCGGTGGACCAGTCCACCTCGGGCGTCGGACCGTCGACGTGCAGGGTGCGCGGCACGAGGCCGTGCCGGATGGCGAGGACCGACTTGATGACGCCCGCGACGCCCGCGGCCGCCTGGGTGTGGCCGATGTTGGACTTGAGCGAGCCGAGCAGCAGCGGCCGCTCCTCGGGCCGGTCCTGGCCGTACGTGGCGAGCAGCGCCTCGGCTTCGATGGGGTCGCCGAGCGCGGTTCCCGTGCCGTGCGCCTCCAGCATGTCGACGTCGGCGGAGGCGAGACCGGCGCTCGACCAGGCGTCCCGGATGACCTGCTGCTGGGAGAGGCCGTTGGGGGCCGTCAGGCCGTTGGAGGCGCCGTCCTGGTTCATCGCGGAGCCGCGGACGACCGCGAGCACCCGGTGGCCGTTGCGGCGCGCGTCCGAGAGCCGCTCGACCAGGAGCATGCCCGCGCCCTCGGAGAAGCCGGTGCCGTCGGCGGCCGCGGCGAACGCCTTGCAGCGGCCGTCGAGCGCCAGGCCCTGCTGGCTGGTGAGTTCGGTGAAGATGCCGGGCGTGGACAGGACCGTGGCGCCGCCGGCGAGGGCCAGCGTGCACTCGCCGCGCCGCAGGGACTGCACGGCCAGGTGCAGGGCCACCAGCGAGGAGGAGCAGGCGGTGTCCACCGTCAGCGCGGGGCCCGTCAGACCGAGTACGTAGGCGATGCGGCCGGAGGCGACGCTGGTGCCCTTGCCGGTGAGCATCAGGCCGTCGAGCGTCTCCGGTGCCTCGTGCAGGCGGGGGCCGTACTCCTGGTCCATCGTGCCGACGAACACGCCCGTCCGAGTGCCGCGCAGCACGTCCGGGTCGATGCCGGCGCGCTCCAGGAGTTCCCAGGAGGTCTCGAGGAGCAGCCGCTGCTGCGGGTCCATGGCGAGCGCCTCGCGCGGGGATATCCCGAAGAAGCGGGGGTCGAAGTCCGTGACGCGGTCGACGAATCCGCCGACGCCGACGGAGACACGGCCCGGCCCGTCGGGGCTCAGCAGCCGCTCCAGGTCCCAGCCGCGGTCGTCGGGGAACTCCGAGATGGCGTCCTGCTCGGAGGTGACGAGGCGCCACAGGTCCTCGGGCGAGGCGACGCCACCGGGGAAGCGGCAGCTCATGCCCACGATGGCGATGAGATCGTCGTCGGGGTCCGCCGCGCCGTCACGGCCGGGCCCGCGTGCCGCGACGGCCGCGGTGGAGGGCTCTCCGGCGCTGCCGCGCAGGGATTCCAGGTGCGCCGCGAGCCTGGCCGGGGTCGGGTGCGAGAAGAGGGTTGCCATGGTGAGCCGACCGCCGAGCACGGTGTTCAGCCTGCCGCGCAGATCGCCCAGCATGATCGAGTCGAAGCCGAGGTCCTTGAAGGTACGCCGTACGTCGATCTCTTCCGGCGTCCCGTACCCCAGCACGGCGGCTGCCTGGGCCCGCACGGCGAGCGCGACGTCCTGCGTCGCCTCGGCCGCTTGGACGGCCGCAGGGGCTTCGGCCCCGGCCTGGGGGGCAACGGCGGCGCCGTCCAGCCAGTAGTGGCGGCGCTGGAAGGCATACGTGGGCAACTCGACACGCCGCGCACCCGTACCGGCGAACACGGCCCGCCAGTCCGGCTCCACACCATGCGCCCACACCTGCGCAAGAGAGGTCAGGAAGCGCCGGGTCCCGCCCTGCTCACGCCGCAGGGTGCCCCCCGCGAACACATCCACACCCACCGCCTCACCGGTCTCCTCGACCGGAGAGGTCAACACCGGATGCGGACTCACCTCGACAAAGGTGGTGTGCCCCGAAGCGATCAGCCCCCGCACCGTGTCATGGAACCGCACCGGCTGCCGCAGATTACGGAACCAGTACTCCGCATCCGCCACACCCTCGCCGAGCAGCTCACCCGTCACGGTCGAGTACATGGGTACGTCACCCGAACGTGCCGTCACAGGAGCGGCCAGCTCCAGCAACGCGTCCTTCAACTGCTCCACCTGCGGCGTATGCGACCCGTAGTCCACGGGGATGCGGCGGGCGCGTACCTCATCACGCTCACACGCGGCCATCAGCTCGTCCAACGCGGCTGCCTCACCCGCGACGACGGTCGACTGAGGGCCGTTGACCGTGGCCACGCTGATGCGACCGCTCCAGGGCTCGATGAGCCCGACCGCCGCGGCCTCCGCCAGCGGCACCGACACCATCCCGCCCTGACCGGCCAGCTCCCGCCCGATCAGCTGACTGCGCAACGCGACGATCCGCGCACCATCCTCGACCGACAGCACACCCGCCACCACCGCAGCCGCCAACTCCCCCTGCGAGTGGCCGATGACAGCGGCAGGCCGCACACCATGCGCACGCCACACCTCCGCCAGGGAGACCATCACCGCCCACAGCATCGGCTGGACGACGTCCACACGATCCAGCGACGGCGCGCCCGGCTCCCCCCGCAGAACATCCACGGGCACCCAGTCGATATGCGGCGCCAACGCGTCCGCACACTCACCGAACCGCTCCGCGAACACGCTCGACCCGTCCACGAGTTCGGTCGCCATACCGGCCCACTGCGAACCCTGACCAGGGAAGACGAACACCACCCCGTCACCCTCACCAGCCCGCACCCCAGAGACCACACCCTCGGCAGGCTCACCCGCCGCCACGGCCTCCAACCCCGCCAACAACTCCTCACGGCCCGGACCCAGCACCACCGCCCGATGCTCAAGCCCCGCCCGCGACGACGCCAACGACCACCCCACATCAGCAACCGAAGCCCCGGACGCCGCAACAAACTCCCGCAGCCGCTCCGCCTGCCCCCGCAACCCCGCAACCGACCGCCCCGAAAGCACCCACGGCACCACACCACCACCGGCCACCAGCCCAACCAGACCGGACCCGACCCCCACCCCGGCCTCGGCTTCGGCTTCGGCTTCGGGGGCCTGCTCCACGACCACGTGCGCGTTCGTCCCGCCCACACCGAACGACGACACGCCGGCCAGCAGCGGCGCGTCCGGCCGCGGCCAGGGGGTGAGTTCGGTCTGGACCTGGAGCCGCCAGTCCTCCAGCGGAATGGCGGGGTTGGGCGTCTCGAAGTTGAGGCTCGCGGGCAGCTCGCCCGCTTCGACGGACAGCAGGACCTTGATCAGGCCCACGATGCCCGCGGCGCCCTCCAGGTGGCCCACGTTCGTCTTGACCGAGCCGACCCGCAGCGGTGCGTCCGCCGGGCGGGTGGAGCCGAGGACGGAGGCGAGCGCCGCCGCCTCGATGGGGTCGCCGACAGCGGTGCCCGTGCCGTGGAGTTCGACGTACTGGATGTCCTCGGGGCGGACGTCCGCCGCGGCGTAGGCGCGGCGCAGCACCTCTTCCTGCGCCTGCCGGCTGGGGGTGGTGAGGCTGTCGCCGCCGCCGTCGTTGTTGACGGCGCTGCCGCGCAGGACGCCGTGGATGTGGTCGCCGTCCCGGAGCGCCTGGGCCAGCGGCTTCAGGAGGACGAAGCCACCGCCCTCACCGCGTACGTAGCCGTTGGCGCGGGCGTCGAAGGTGTAGCAGCGGCCGTCGGGCGAGAGTCCGCCGAAGCGGGAGACGGTCAGGGTGCCGTCGAAGGTGAGGTTCAGGTTCACGCCGCCGGCGAGGGCGATCTCGCACTCCCCGGCACGCAGGCTCTGGCACGCCATGTGGACGGCGACGAGGGAGGAGGACTGGCCCGAATCGACCGTCAGGCTGGGGCCGTTCACGCCCAGGAGGTAGGAGAGCCGGTTGGCGATCATGCTGCGCTGGAGACCGGCGAGTGTGTGGTGGGAGACGGCTTCGGAGCTGCGCTGTCTGGTGAGGGTGGCGTAGTCGTCGCTCATGGCGCCGACGAAGACACCGGCGCGCTGTTCCGTCAGGCGGTCGGGGGTGACGCCGCCGTTCTCGAGGAGTTCCCAGCCCAGTTCGAGCGCGAGGCGCTGCTGGGGGTCCATGGCCGCGGCCTCGCGCGGGGAGATCCCGAAGAAGTCGGCGTCGAACTGGTCGACGTGGTCCAGGAAGCCACCGCGCTCGGCGGCCAACACGGCTTGATCTTGCGGTCGTTGGGGCCAGCGCCCCTGCGGTAAGGCGGTGACGGCGTCGACTCCGTCGTGCAGGAGTCGCCGTAACCGCGCCACTGAACCGGCCTGCGGCAGGCGGCAGGAGATCCCCACCACCGCTATCTGATCGCCGCCGCCACCGTGCTGCGCCGACCGAGCAGCCCTGGACAAAATTGAACCCCCGCTTAGATCTTCAGATTCGCCGAAGTCGTCGACGCAATAGTTTTGTTCCGACGGCCGCCCACAACCGGATTTCAATCGGCAGAAGCGTCGGATGACTTATCGCGAGTTTCTTGATTCAGCGCGGAAAAAAGAGCAGTTCAAATGCGTACATCAACCCTGCCACACCACTAACGGAGGTGACAATGTGATGGGAGTCACAGAGGTCCGGCACCGGAACGCACCATCATGATTACGTCAAATAATCCCTGCTGACATGCCTGACGGCATCCCTGATGGCATCCCTGATGACACCGGCCGCGAACCCCCTTGCGCAGTACACCGTATGGACGGCCCGAAGTCACATGGAGCGTGTTGACAGCCGCTCGCGAGAGACGTAGGACTAGCCAGGGCCGGAAACCACAGGACTAGGCGCACGCTCCCCCGGGAATGTCGGGAGTCGACGGTTATCGCCGCACGCCGGAGTCGGCCGCCCCAAATACGGACCCTCCCCCCACCACCCCGTCCACAAACCCTCGCCAGGGAACAAGGAGCCACTGATGACGCACGCCCCGACGGGCAGCGCCAACGTGTTGACCAGGCCCGGGGCCGGCCTGACCACCAGGATCTCCGACTCCCTGCGAGACGTGGATCAAGCCATCACGAGTCTGCGGGATTTTCACGCGTGGTTCACCGCGTACCGCGACACAGAACAGTCGATGGTTCGTCACATCCCGTTCACGGAGCTGAAGGGGTGGCGATTCGAGGAGTCGAACGGAAACCTCGTTCACGACAGTGGCCGGTTCTTTTCGGTACGGGGTCTGCGCGTTCGTGACGCACCGGGGTCAGTACCTTCTTGGGAACAACCGGTCATCAGTCAGCCGGAAGTCGGCGTACTGGGCATACTGGTCAAGGAATTCGACGGCATACCGCACTGCCTGATGCAGGCGAAGATGGAGCCGGGAAACCATAACGGCGTACAGCTCTCACCCACCGTGCAGGCAACACGGAGTAACTACACCAGGGTGCACGGCGGCCGTCCGGTGCCTTATCTCGACTATTTTCGGAATGCCGCACGGCATAGCGTGCTCGCCGATGTGCTCCAGTCGGAGCAGGGCTCCTGGTTCTACCGGAAACGTAATCGAAACATGGTGGTCAAAACCACGGAGGACGTGGAGCTGCTCGACGGCTTCTACTGGCTGTCGGCAGGGCAGCTGCACGCCCTGCTCGCGGTGGACGATCTGGTGAACATGGACGCGCGCACGGTCATGTCCTGCCTCCCGTTGACGGATCCCGCGTTACCCGACTTCCGGCCCCCGGAAGGTGATCCACGATCACTGTATCCGGACAGGACCGACACCGTTCGTTCCGCACTGACAAGATCGTTGGTTCCCGGCCACGGCTCGCTGCACTCCGCCGGCTCGCTGCGCAACTGGTTCACCGGCGCACGGGCGGACTTCGAGGGCGAGGCCACTCTCGTCGGCCTCGGCTCCCTGCGGGGCTGGCACCGCTCCGAGGATCGGATCTCACACGAATCCGGCCTGTTCTTCGACGTGATGGCCGTGGACGTGAAGACCGGCAGCCGCGAGATCGACGGCTGGACCCAGCCGATGATCCAGGCGCGCGGCCAGGGTGTCACGGCCTTCCTGGTCCAGCGGATCGAGGGCGTGCTGCACGCCCTGGTCCGGGCCAAGCACGAGCCCGGCTTCATGGACGCCGTCGAGCTCGCGCCCACCGTGCAGTGCACCCCGGAGAATTACGCCGTACTGCCGGCCGAGGCCGCTCCCCCGTTCCTGGACGAGGTCCTGAGCGCCCCTGCCGAGGCCATCCGGTTCGACACCGTGCTCTCCGAGGAGGGCGGCCGCTTCTTCCACACCCGCAGCCGCTATCTGATCGTGGAGATCCCCCCGGAGCGCGAGCTCCGGGAGCCGGAGGACTTCCGCTGGCTGGCGGTCCATCAGCTCTCGGAGCTCGTCCAGCACGGCAACTACCTGAACATCCAGGCCAGGAGTCTCCTTGCCTGCCTGCACAGCCTGCTGTGCCAGACCAGAGGGGAATGAACGTGGGTACCACCACTGCGTCGGATTTACCGCTGAGGGTCGGTGTGCTCGGCGCGTCCTCGATCGCCGCGCGGCGCACGCTGCCCGCGCTGCGCGACGTGCCTGACACCGTCGTCGCCGCCATCGCCAGCCGGGAGCGCGAGAAGGCGGAGCGATTCGCCGCCGACTTCGACTGCGAGGCCGTGCACGGCTACGAGCGGCTCCTCCAGCGGGACGACATCGACGCCGTCTACGTGTCGGTCCCCAACTCCCTGCACCACACCTGGGTGAACGCCGCCCTCGAAGCGGGCAAGCACGTCCTGTCCGAGAAGCCACTGACCACCGGTGCGGCGGACACCGGCGCGCTGGCACGGGTCGCGGCGGAACGCGGCCTCGTGCTCCGCGAGAACCTCGCCTTCGTCCACCACGGGCTCCACCGGCGCGTCGCCGAGCTGGTCGCGCAGGGCCGCATCGGCCGGCTCCGGCACGTCGACGCGGCGTTCTGCTTCCCGCCGCTGCCCGCACACGACGTCCGCTACCGTCCCGAACTCGGCGGCGGCGCCCTGCTGGACGCCGGCATCTACCCCGTACGGCTCGCGCAGTACTTCCTCGGCGACGACCTCGCCGTCGCCGGTGCCGTACTGCACGACGACCCGGTCTCGGGCGTCGACGTCGCGGGCAGCGCGGTGCTCGCGGCCTCGGCGGGTCAGATCGCGACGGTCGGCTTCGGCTTCCTGCACACCTACGGCTCGCGCTACACCCTCTGGGGCAGCGAGGCCCGGCTGACCGTGGACCGCGCCTTCACCCCGCCGGCGACCATGGCGCCCGTCGTACGCATCGAGGAGCAGAACCGCACCGAGGAGCTCGTGCTCCCCGCCGAGCACCAATTCGCGGGCTCGGTGGCCGCGTTCGCCGCCGCGGTGCGCGAGACCGCGTCCACCGGCGTCGACTCCGGCCACCCGGCCTGGGCCGCCACCACCGTACGGACGGCCGAACTGCTCGACGCCATCCACAAATCGGCGGTCCGCGTCACCTCCGCGGAGGGCCCCTGATGGAGATCATCGGCAAGGGGTTCATCGCCCGCAACCTGGCGGCCGTCGAGGACCGCCACCCCAACGCCACGGTCCTGGCCGCCGGGGTCTCCAGCACCTGGACGAGCTCGGACGCGGAGTTCGACCGCGAGACGGCCCTGGTGAACGAGGTCAGCCGCAAATGCCGCGCCGAAGGCCGGCTCATGGTGTTCCTCTCCAGCGCGTCCCACGCGCTGTACGGCACCGGGGACGTACCGATGGCCGAGGACGCCGAGCTGCGGCCGACCTCCGCCTACGGCATCCAGCGACTGCGCCTGGAGGACATCGTCACCGGGTCCGGAGCGCCGTATCTCGTGCTGCGGGTGAGCCATGCGACGGGCCGCTGGCAGCGCCCGCACCAACTGCTGCCCGCCTTCGTCCGGCAGGTACGCGACGGCAACGTGCGGCTGTACAAGGGCGCGCACCGCGATCTGGTGGACGTGGCCGACCTGGTCCGGGCTGTCGACGGCCTCCTCGAACAGGGCGTCGAGAACGAGGTGGTCAACGTGGCCTCGGGGACGCCGCTGCCCGTGGAGACCGTCGTCCACGGCATCGAGAAGCGTCTGGGGCTCTTCGCGCGGCACGAGATCCTCGACGTGCCCTTCAGCCTGACCCGGGTGTCGGTCGACAAGCTCTGCGCCTTGCTGCCCGAGCTGCGACCGGTGGCCGACTCCGACTACCTGGACCGCATGCTCGACCGCTACGTCCCCTATTACTGAACACCCCTATTACTGAACAACGGAGGATTCATGCACGTCTCGCTCGTTGTCACCGGATCAAGGGGTGACGTCCAGCCGTTCATCGCGCTGGGCAGGACCCTGACGGCCCGCGGACACTCGGTGATCCTCGCCACCCACGGTGACTTCGAGAAGCTGGTGCGTGAGTCCGGCCTCGACTTCGCCGAACTCCCGGGCAGCCCACGGGACTTCCTGGCGCACCCGGCGCTCGCCGAGGCGCTCCAGCAGGGCGCCTCGCTCTTCCGCGCGGCGCGCAAGGTCCCCCGGCAGACGCAGGAGCACATCCGCCTGCTCGCCTCCCGCATAGCGGAGGTGTGCGAGGGGGCCGACCTGGTGGTCAACAGCGTACTGAGCCGCATCCTGTTCGAGGACAACGGCAAGGCCCCCTGGGCCTCGCTGACCTGGTGGCCGCTGAACCCCACCAGCCAGTGGCCGGCCATGATGGCGCCCCCGAGCAAGCTGGGTCCGCTCTACAACCGCCTGACGCACCGCGCGGCGGGCCTCCTGGACTGGGTCTCCATCCGCGGATACCGCAAGGACGCGAACATGCCGGGGCTGCCGTTCGGCGCGCCCTACCGCGAACTGGGCCGTGACGTACCGCTGTTGTGCCCCGTCACCCGCGAGATGTTCACCGAGCCCGCCGACTGGCCCGCCCTCTCGCGGTTCACCGGCTACTGGTTCTGGGACCGCGAGTGGAGCCCCTCCGACGCGCTGGTCGACTTCGTGGAGTCCGGGGACGCCCCGGTGACGCTGTCGTTCGGCAGCATCTGGCCGGTGCACCAGCCGGACAAGACCCTGCGGAAGGTGCTCGGCGTCGTCCGGTCGTACGGGCGTCGCCTCGTGCTCGTGGGCGGCGGCCCCGAAGAGGTGCCGGACGACGTGTTCCGCGTCGAGGACGTGCACTATCCCTGGCTGTTCCCCCGGTCGTCGGCGATCATCCACCACGGCGGCTGCAACACCACGGGCGAGGCGCTGCGTTCGGGCACGCCCCAGGTGGTCGTGCCGACGTTCGCCGACAGCCCCTTCTGGGCGGCGCAGGTGCACCGGCTCGGCGTGTCCCCGCGGCCCATCCCGTTCTCGAAGTTCACCGCCGAACTCCTCGACGAGGCACTCGGCAAGGCCCTGAACGACGAGGGCATGGCCCGGCGGGCGGCGCGCATCGGCGAGGCCGTGCGCGCCGAGAACGGCACAGAGACGGCCGTCGACATCCTGGAGGACTGGGTGAAGCGCTGGCCCGGCCCCAAGACGGCGAACTCCCGTGCGTGAGTGGGGAGTCGGAGTGCCCCGCAGACCCGGTACCGAGGAGCGACCACAGACATGACAGACATGACGGACCTCAGCACCCCTTCCATACGCCGCTTCCACCCCTCCGACGCGGGCGTCCGCCTGGTGTGCTTCCCGCACGCGGGCGGCGCCGCCAGCTATTTCTTCCCCGTGTCGCGGCAGCTGTCGCCGGTGGCCGACGTGCTGGCCGTCCAGTACCCGGGGCGGCAGGAGCGGCGCAAGGAGCCGTGCGTCGACAGCGTGACCTCGCTGGCCGACATCCTGGCGGAGGAGCTGCTGGAGTGGGCCGACAGGCCGCTGGCGTTCTTCGGCCACAGCATGGGCTCGCTGGTGGCCTTCGAAGTCGCCCGCAGGCTCCGGCAGAAGGACATCGAGCTGGTCGCGCTCTTCGCTTCGGGGCGCGCCGCTCCTTCCCTCTCGCGTGACGAGGGGGTGCACCGGCGTGACGACGCGGGTCTGCTCGACAGGGTGAAGGAGCTGGGCGGCACCTCGGGCGGTCTCCTGGAGGACCCGGACGTGGTGGCGATGCTGCTCCCCGCGATCCGCAACGACTACCGCGCGGTGGAGACCTACCGCCTCACCCCGGGCGAGCCCCTGAACTGCCCGCTGGTGGTGCTGACCGGCGACGCGGACCCGATGGTCACCGTCGACGAGGCCGAGGGCTGGCGCGAGTTCACCACCGGGCACTTCGAGCTGCACGCGTACCGTGGCGGGCACTTCTACCTGGACACGCACGCCGCTTCCGTACTGGAGAGGATCCGTACGCACCTGACGGCCTGACCGTCAGGCCACCCGGCCGGGCCCCGCCGTTTCCGCGGCGGGGCTCAACCGAGGGCGAGGACGATCTCCAGCGGCGCCTCCGCGCCCCTCCGGTGCTCCACCGAGGACGAGAAGACCTCCTGCGCGACGGCCCACTCCTCCGGCGCGGCCCGCGCGTACTCCTGCCAGCCGGAGACGACGATCAGCCGCCCGCGCGCGGGCGGCGCCCACGACAGGTCGCCGAGGCAGTCGGCGAGGGCGTCCCAGTTGCGCCCGAACCAGTCGGGCAGACCGAGGCCCCGGGCGCAGCGCTCCATGAAGCCGGCCTTGTCGGCCACCCCGGTCAGGTGAAGCGTCGCGGTGGTCCAGCCCGCGTCGCGCGCGGCGTCGAGCACGGACGCGAGCGGGTCGGGCGTGGTGTCGGTTCCGCCTGGCATTACCTCAGCACCGCCTTGAAGGACGCGTAGTGGTCACCGGTGTAAAGCGCCCCCCGCAAGCCACACGCCGCGACAGGGGCGCGGGGAACCGCGCCACCAGCCCCCACCACCCGCAGCGACTCAGCTGCCGTCAGGATCCGCCCGATCCAACGCGGGCCGCGGCGCCGCCCCCGCCACAAGAAGCTGATCAGCAGCAGCGGTATCCGTGACAAGACTCGTGACAAGCCCCGACCTCAGCACCGCGTCGATGGCCGCGGCCTTCCGCTGACCACCCGCGATGGCGACGACTTCAGGAATGCGCCGAAGCCGATCCGCTTCGACGGTGATGCACCGCTCCCCGAGGTCCCGCCCGACCCGACGCCCCTCGGCGTCAAACAGATGCGCGGACATCTCCGCGGCCACGCCCAGCGAGGCATAGTGCGCTCGCTCCTCGTCGCTGAGCATGTCGTGGACGGTGGAGATGCCCGGCTCCCAGGAGCC is a genomic window containing:
- a CDS encoding NDP-hexose 2,3-dehydratase family protein; translated protein: MTHAPTGSANVLTRPGAGLTTRISDSLRDVDQAITSLRDFHAWFTAYRDTEQSMVRHIPFTELKGWRFEESNGNLVHDSGRFFSVRGLRVRDAPGSVPSWEQPVISQPEVGVLGILVKEFDGIPHCLMQAKMEPGNHNGVQLSPTVQATRSNYTRVHGGRPVPYLDYFRNAARHSVLADVLQSEQGSWFYRKRNRNMVVKTTEDVELLDGFYWLSAGQLHALLAVDDLVNMDARTVMSCLPLTDPALPDFRPPEGDPRSLYPDRTDTVRSALTRSLVPGHGSLHSAGSLRNWFTGARADFEGEATLVGLGSLRGWHRSEDRISHESGLFFDVMAVDVKTGSREIDGWTQPMIQARGQGVTAFLVQRIEGVLHALVRAKHEPGFMDAVELAPTVQCTPENYAVLPAEAAPPFLDEVLSAPAEAIRFDTVLSEEGGRFFHTRSRYLIVEIPPERELREPEDFRWLAVHQLSELVQHGNYLNIQARSLLACLHSLLCQTRGE
- a CDS encoding Gfo/Idh/MocA family oxidoreductase, whose translation is MGTTTASDLPLRVGVLGASSIAARRTLPALRDVPDTVVAAIASREREKAERFAADFDCEAVHGYERLLQRDDIDAVYVSVPNSLHHTWVNAALEAGKHVLSEKPLTTGAADTGALARVAAERGLVLRENLAFVHHGLHRRVAELVAQGRIGRLRHVDAAFCFPPLPAHDVRYRPELGGGALLDAGIYPVRLAQYFLGDDLAVAGAVLHDDPVSGVDVAGSAVLAASAGQIATVGFGFLHTYGSRYTLWGSEARLTVDRAFTPPATMAPVVRIEEQNRTEELVLPAEHQFAGSVAAFAAAVRETASTGVDSGHPAWAATTVRTAELLDAIHKSAVRVTSAEGP
- a CDS encoding NAD-dependent epimerase/dehydratase family protein, coding for MEIIGKGFIARNLAAVEDRHPNATVLAAGVSSTWTSSDAEFDRETALVNEVSRKCRAEGRLMVFLSSASHALYGTGDVPMAEDAELRPTSAYGIQRLRLEDIVTGSGAPYLVLRVSHATGRWQRPHQLLPAFVRQVRDGNVRLYKGAHRDLVDVADLVRAVDGLLEQGVENEVVNVASGTPLPVETVVHGIEKRLGLFARHEILDVPFSLTRVSVDKLCALLPELRPVADSDYLDRMLDRYVPYY
- a CDS encoding glycosyltransferase, whose translation is MHVSLVVTGSRGDVQPFIALGRTLTARGHSVILATHGDFEKLVRESGLDFAELPGSPRDFLAHPALAEALQQGASLFRAARKVPRQTQEHIRLLASRIAEVCEGADLVVNSVLSRILFEDNGKAPWASLTWWPLNPTSQWPAMMAPPSKLGPLYNRLTHRAAGLLDWVSIRGYRKDANMPGLPFGAPYRELGRDVPLLCPVTREMFTEPADWPALSRFTGYWFWDREWSPSDALVDFVESGDAPVTLSFGSIWPVHQPDKTLRKVLGVVRSYGRRLVLVGGGPEEVPDDVFRVEDVHYPWLFPRSSAIIHHGGCNTTGEALRSGTPQVVVPTFADSPFWAAQVHRLGVSPRPIPFSKFTAELLDEALGKALNDEGMARRAARIGEAVRAENGTETAVDILEDWVKRWPGPKTANSRA
- a CDS encoding alpha/beta fold hydrolase — translated: MTDMTDLSTPSIRRFHPSDAGVRLVCFPHAGGAASYFFPVSRQLSPVADVLAVQYPGRQERRKEPCVDSVTSLADILAEELLEWADRPLAFFGHSMGSLVAFEVARRLRQKDIELVALFASGRAAPSLSRDEGVHRRDDAGLLDRVKELGGTSGGLLEDPDVVAMLLPAIRNDYRAVETYRLTPGEPLNCPLVVLTGDADPMVTVDEAEGWREFTTGHFELHAYRGGHFYLDTHAASVLERIRTHLTA
- a CDS encoding barstar family protein; amino-acid sequence: MPGGTDTTPDPLASVLDAARDAGWTTATLHLTGVADKAGFMERCARGLGLPDWFGRNWDALADCLGDLSWAPPARGRLIVVSGWQEYARAAPEEWAVAQEVFSSSVEHRRGAEAPLEIVLALG